One Enterococcus silesiacus genomic window carries:
- a CDS encoding malate dehydrogenase, which yields MADIYKEALKAHEQWRGKIDIHSKVAVKTKEDLSLAYTPGVAEPCRKIHENPTKVYDYTWKGNTVAVVTDGTAVLGLGDIGPKAALPVMEGKALLFKEFAGIDAIPICLDTKNPKEIINIIKAMAPTFGGINLEDISAPRCVEIERTLMEELDIPVFHDDQHGTAIVTIAALINALKIVGKKVDEIKVVVSGTGAAGSAIIKMLHHFGVKKIITFNIDGALSKTLDRPLNFLEKEIVEITNPENFSGSLGEAMVGADVFIGVSVPKLVSKEMVASMNPGAIVFPMANPESEIDYQDAIDAGAAVVGTGRSDHPNQINNVLAFPGLFKGAFVAGATKITENMKLAAAKAIAEIIPESELTSEYIIPSPFNQELVDVIIREVAEAALQDGVIRV from the coding sequence ATGGCAGATATTTATAAAGAAGCATTAAAAGCACACGAGCAATGGCGCGGGAAAATCGACATTCATTCAAAAGTAGCAGTAAAAACAAAAGAAGATCTATCTTTAGCTTACACACCTGGTGTTGCTGAACCATGCAGAAAAATCCATGAAAATCCAACTAAAGTGTATGATTATACGTGGAAGGGCAATACGGTAGCAGTCGTAACGGACGGTACAGCAGTTCTGGGCTTAGGCGATATTGGTCCTAAAGCCGCATTGCCAGTTATGGAAGGGAAAGCCTTGTTGTTTAAAGAATTTGCTGGAATCGATGCGATTCCCATTTGTTTAGATACGAAAAATCCAAAAGAAATTATTAACATTATCAAAGCCATGGCGCCAACATTTGGCGGGATCAATTTAGAAGACATTTCTGCTCCACGCTGCGTAGAAATCGAGCGGACATTAATGGAAGAGTTGGATATTCCTGTATTTCATGATGATCAGCATGGCACGGCGATCGTTACGATTGCGGCATTGATCAATGCGCTAAAAATTGTTGGTAAAAAAGTCGATGAAATAAAAGTAGTTGTATCAGGAACAGGCGCAGCAGGTAGCGCAATTATAAAAATGCTGCATCATTTTGGTGTGAAGAAGATTATCACATTTAATATAGATGGTGCATTATCTAAAACGCTGGACAGACCGCTGAATTTCTTAGAAAAAGAAATTGTTGAAATCACCAATCCTGAAAACTTTAGCGGCTCTTTAGGAGAAGCGATGGTTGGAGCTGATGTATTTATCGGTGTCTCTGTGCCTAAATTAGTCTCAAAAGAAATGGTCGCTTCAATGAATCCAGGTGCTATCGTATTCCCAATGGCGAATCCGGAATCAGAAATCGATTATCAAGATGCGATCGATGCCGGTGCGGCAGTTGTTGGAACAGGTCGTTCAGATCATCCAAATCAAATCAATAATGTGTTAGCATTTCCAGGTTTGTTTAAAGGAGCATTTGTCGCGGGAGCCACGAAAATCACTGAAAATATGAAACTGGCGGCAGCAAAAGCAATTGCAGAAATTATTCCAGAATCGGAATTGACAAGTGAGTACATTATCCCTTCACCTTTTAATCAAGAATTAGTGGATGTCATTATACGAGAAGTTGCTGAAGCGGCTTTACAAGATGGTGTTATCCGAGTTTAA
- a CDS encoding class II fumarate hydratase, with product MSYRIERDSMGEIQVPENALWGAQTERSRQNFNIGIEKMPIALIQALALVKKNAAKANEATGKLDTEVSQAIQQAADTIIKGEVNEQFPLSLWQTGSGTQTNMNVNEVIAHLAAKAGVNVHPNDHVNRSQSSNDVFPTAIHIAGVQLIEQQLFPVIKQMIQTLKKLEVENEKIIKIGRTHLQDATPVTFAQEISGWCSSLEHNYQMLELTLNELKQLALGGTAVGTGLNASKEYIQAFYTHLNQETNNQFSEDPNKFHGLASKDAVVFTSGALKALAANVMKMANDIRWLASGPRSGLGEITIPANEPGSSIMPGKINPTQCEALTMIAIQVMGNDTTIGIGASQGNFELNVYMPVMAYNLIQSIELLTDGLRSFDQNCLVGIKADQEKMNQYVEQSLMLVTALNPHIGYDNGAKIAKKAFAENTTLKQAALATGLVTEAEYESWVKPEMMLGK from the coding sequence ATGTCCTATCGTATTGAACGGGATTCTATGGGAGAAATTCAAGTCCCAGAAAATGCACTTTGGGGAGCACAAACCGAGCGCAGTCGCCAAAATTTTAATATTGGTATCGAAAAAATGCCTATCGCGCTTATTCAAGCACTAGCATTGGTAAAAAAGAATGCGGCTAAAGCCAATGAAGCAACTGGAAAGCTAGATACTGAGGTCAGTCAAGCAATACAACAAGCAGCAGATACAATCATTAAAGGGGAGGTAAATGAACAGTTTCCACTCTCTTTATGGCAGACTGGCAGCGGGACTCAAACCAATATGAATGTTAACGAAGTCATTGCCCATTTAGCAGCTAAAGCTGGTGTGAACGTTCATCCTAATGATCATGTCAATAGGTCACAAAGTTCAAATGACGTTTTCCCAACGGCAATTCATATAGCTGGTGTACAATTGATTGAACAGCAACTATTCCCAGTGATTAAGCAAATGATTCAAACACTGAAGAAGCTTGAAGTTGAGAATGAAAAAATCATAAAAATCGGTCGGACTCATCTGCAAGATGCAACACCAGTGACTTTTGCACAAGAAATCAGCGGTTGGTGTTCTAGTCTTGAGCATAACTATCAAATGCTAGAGCTGACGCTGAATGAGCTCAAGCAATTGGCGCTGGGCGGTACGGCTGTAGGAACTGGACTGAATGCGTCGAAAGAATATATTCAAGCATTCTATACTCACTTAAATCAAGAGACCAACAATCAATTTTCAGAAGATCCAAATAAATTCCATGGTTTAGCTAGTAAAGATGCAGTTGTTTTTACTTCTGGAGCTTTAAAAGCGTTAGCTGCTAATGTAATGAAAATGGCGAACGATATCCGCTGGCTGGCAAGTGGTCCTCGGAGTGGTTTAGGAGAAATCACGATTCCAGCCAACGAACCGGGTAGTTCTATCATGCCAGGGAAAATCAATCCAACCCAATGTGAAGCGTTGACAATGATCGCTATTCAAGTCATGGGAAATGATACGACGATCGGAATTGGTGCCTCACAAGGGAACTTTGAATTAAACGTCTATATGCCGGTAATGGCGTATAATTTAATCCAAAGTATTGAATTATTAACTGATGGATTGCGCTCTTTTGACCAAAATTGTTTGGTCGGGATCAAGGCAGATCAGGAAAAAATGAATCAATATGTGGAACAATCGTTGATGCTTGTCACCGCCTTAAATCCACATATCGGGTATGATAATGGAGCGAAGATCGCCAAAAAAGCTTTTGCAGAAAATACAACGCTAAAACAAGCTGCGTTGGCAACCGGTCTAGTGACAGAAGCAGAATACGAAAGCTGGGTCAAACCAGAGATGATGTTAGGCAAATAA